The Halichoerus grypus chromosome 14, mHalGry1.hap1.1, whole genome shotgun sequence genome contains a region encoding:
- the FPGS gene encoding folylpolyglutamate synthase, mitochondrial isoform X2, translating to MSQARCHLRAALFLAAVSPRGATTGVTARRGLSAWPAPQEPGMEYQDAVRTLNTLQTNAGYLEQVKRQRGDPQTQLEAMKLYLARSGLQVEDLDQLNIIHVTGTKGKGSTCAFTERVLRSYGLKTGFFSSPHLVQVRERIRINGQPISPELFTKHFWHLYHRLEETKDSSSCVSMPAYFRFLTLMAFHIFLQEKVDLAVVEVGIGGAYDCTNIIRKPVVCGVSSLGIDHTSLLGDTVEEIAWQKGGIFKRGVPAFTVLQPDGPLAVLRDRAQQISCPLYLCPPLEALEEGGPPLTLGLDGEHQRFNAALALQLARCWLQEKGHQGLGELKVSRPGVLRHMPLAPVFQPTPHMRHGLRDTEWLGRTQVLRRGPLTWYLDGAHTASSVQACVRWFRQALLRGHRPGRGPEVRILLFNSTGDRDSAALLKLLRPCQFDYAVFCPNLTEVSCAGNADQQNFMVTLDQVLLRCFAHQQYWSHLAEAQASPDLWSPPSPEPGEPTSSLLASHPPCTHSTSSLVFSCISHALQWISQGRDPVFQPPSPPQGLLAHPVAGSGAGVLREAAAIHVLVTGSLHLVGGVLKLLEPALSQ from the exons ATGTCGCAGGCACGCTGCCACCTGCGTGCCGCTCTCTTCCTGGCAGCAGTTTCTCCGCGCGGTGCAACGACCGGGGTCACGGCGCGGCGAGGGTTGAGCGCGTGGCCCGCGCCGCAGGAGCCCGGCATGGAGTATCAG GATGCTGTGCGCACACTGAACACCCTGCAGACCAATGCTGGCTACCTGGAGCAGGTAAAGCGCCAGCGGGGTGACCCTCAGACACAGCTGGAAGCGATGAAGCTGTACTTGGCCCGGAGTGGGCTGCAG GTGGAAGACTTGGACCAGCTGAACATCATTCACGTCACTGGGACCAAGGGGAAG GGTTCCACGTGTGCCTTCACCGAACGTGTTCTCCGCAGCTATGGCCTGAAGACGGGATTCTTTAG CTCTCCCCACCTGGTGCAGGTGCGGGAGCGGATCCGCATCAACGGGCAGCCCATAAGCCCCGAGCTCTTCACCAAGCACTTCTGGCACCTCTACCACCGGCTGGAGGAGACCAAG GACAGCAGCAGCTGCGTCTCCATGCCTGCCTACTTCCGCTTCCTCACACTCATGGCCTTCCACATCTTCCTCCAAGAGAAG GTGGACCTGGCGGTGGTGGAAGTGGGCATTGGTGGCGCTTACGACTGCACCAACATCATCAG GAAGCCTGTGGTGTGTGGCGTCTCCTCTCTTGGCATCGACCACACCAGCCTTCTGGGGGACACAGTGGAGGAGATCGCGTGGCAGAAAGGGGGCATCTTCAAG cgtGGCGTCCCTGCCTTCACGGTGCTCCAGCCTGACGGTCCCCTGGCCGTGCTGCGGGACCGTGCCCAGCAGATCTCC TGTCCTCTCTACCTGTGCCCACCACTGGAAGCCCTGGAGGAAGGGGGGCCACCGCTGACCCTGGGCCTGGATGGAGAGCACCAGCGGTTCAACGCCGCCTTGGCCTTGCAGCTCGCTCGCTGCTGGCTGCAGGAAAAGGGCCACCAGG GCCTCGGGGAGCTGAAGGTGTCTCGGCCCGGCGTCTTGCGGCACATGCCCCTGGCACCCGTGTTCCAGCCCACGCCCCACATGCGGCACG GGCTTCGGGACACGGAGTGGCTGGGCCGGACGCAGGTGCTGCGGCGCGGGCCCCTCACCTGGTACCTGGACGGCGCGCACACCGCCAGCAGCGTGCAGGCCTGCGTGCGCTGGTTCCGCCAGGCGCTGCTCCGAGGCCACAGGCCCGGCCG cggcCCTGAGGTACGCATCTTGCTCTTCAACTCCACCGGGGACCGGGATTCCGCGGCCCTGCTGAAGCTGCTGCGG CCCTGTCAGTTTGACTACGCTGTTTTCTGCCCTAACCTGACGGAGGTGTCGTGTGCTGGCAACGCAG ACCAGCAGAACTTCATGGTGACCCTGGACCAGGTGCTGCTCCGTTGCTTCGCTCACCAACAGTACTGGAGCCACCTGGCCGAGGCGCAGGCCAGCCCAGACCTCTGGAGCCCCCCCAGCCCGGAGCCCGGTGAGCCCACATCCTCGCTGCTGGCTTCCCACCCACCCTGCACCCATAGCACCAGCTCCCTCGTCTTCAGCTGCATCTCGCACGCCCTGCAGTGGATCAGCCAAGGCCGGGACCCTGTCTTTCAGCCACCCAGTCCCCCACAGGGCCTCCTTGCCCACCCTGTGGCAGGCAGCGGGGCCGGCGTGCTCCGCGAGGCTGCCGCCATCCATGTACTGGTCACGGGCAGCTTGCACCTGGTGGGCGGCGTCCTGAAGCTGCTGGAGCCTGCCCTGTCCCAGTAG
- the FPGS gene encoding folylpolyglutamate synthase, mitochondrial isoform X1, translating to MRADTYQPRWGAGSPGMKGARSLVTLWPAAEKVWWRAAMERPGPSASPLSAKTASFQDAVRTLNTLQTNAGYLEQVKRQRGDPQTQLEAMKLYLARSGLQVEDLDQLNIIHVTGTKGKGSTCAFTERVLRSYGLKTGFFSSPHLVQVRERIRINGQPISPELFTKHFWHLYHRLEETKDSSSCVSMPAYFRFLTLMAFHIFLQEKVDLAVVEVGIGGAYDCTNIIRKPVVCGVSSLGIDHTSLLGDTVEEIAWQKGGIFKRGVPAFTVLQPDGPLAVLRDRAQQISCPLYLCPPLEALEEGGPPLTLGLDGEHQRFNAALALQLARCWLQEKGHQGLGELKVSRPGVLRHMPLAPVFQPTPHMRHGLRDTEWLGRTQVLRRGPLTWYLDGAHTASSVQACVRWFRQALLRGHRPGRGPEVRILLFNSTGDRDSAALLKLLRPCQFDYAVFCPNLTEVSCAGNADQQNFMVTLDQVLLRCFAHQQYWSHLAEAQASPDLWSPPSPEPGEPTSSLLASHPPCTHSTSSLVFSCISHALQWISQGRDPVFQPPSPPQGLLAHPVAGSGAGVLREAAAIHVLVTGSLHLVGGVLKLLEPALSQ from the exons ATGAGAGCAGACACCTATCAG CCCCGCTGGGGTGCGGGAAGCCCGGGGATGAAAGGTGCCAGGTCCCTGGTCACCCTCTGGCCGGCGGCTGAGAAGGTGTGGTGGAGAGCAGCCATGGAGCGACCAGGCCCATCTGCGAGTCCTTTGTCAGCTAAAACTGCCTCCTTCCAG GATGCTGTGCGCACACTGAACACCCTGCAGACCAATGCTGGCTACCTGGAGCAGGTAAAGCGCCAGCGGGGTGACCCTCAGACACAGCTGGAAGCGATGAAGCTGTACTTGGCCCGGAGTGGGCTGCAG GTGGAAGACTTGGACCAGCTGAACATCATTCACGTCACTGGGACCAAGGGGAAG GGTTCCACGTGTGCCTTCACCGAACGTGTTCTCCGCAGCTATGGCCTGAAGACGGGATTCTTTAG CTCTCCCCACCTGGTGCAGGTGCGGGAGCGGATCCGCATCAACGGGCAGCCCATAAGCCCCGAGCTCTTCACCAAGCACTTCTGGCACCTCTACCACCGGCTGGAGGAGACCAAG GACAGCAGCAGCTGCGTCTCCATGCCTGCCTACTTCCGCTTCCTCACACTCATGGCCTTCCACATCTTCCTCCAAGAGAAG GTGGACCTGGCGGTGGTGGAAGTGGGCATTGGTGGCGCTTACGACTGCACCAACATCATCAG GAAGCCTGTGGTGTGTGGCGTCTCCTCTCTTGGCATCGACCACACCAGCCTTCTGGGGGACACAGTGGAGGAGATCGCGTGGCAGAAAGGGGGCATCTTCAAG cgtGGCGTCCCTGCCTTCACGGTGCTCCAGCCTGACGGTCCCCTGGCCGTGCTGCGGGACCGTGCCCAGCAGATCTCC TGTCCTCTCTACCTGTGCCCACCACTGGAAGCCCTGGAGGAAGGGGGGCCACCGCTGACCCTGGGCCTGGATGGAGAGCACCAGCGGTTCAACGCCGCCTTGGCCTTGCAGCTCGCTCGCTGCTGGCTGCAGGAAAAGGGCCACCAGG GCCTCGGGGAGCTGAAGGTGTCTCGGCCCGGCGTCTTGCGGCACATGCCCCTGGCACCCGTGTTCCAGCCCACGCCCCACATGCGGCACG GGCTTCGGGACACGGAGTGGCTGGGCCGGACGCAGGTGCTGCGGCGCGGGCCCCTCACCTGGTACCTGGACGGCGCGCACACCGCCAGCAGCGTGCAGGCCTGCGTGCGCTGGTTCCGCCAGGCGCTGCTCCGAGGCCACAGGCCCGGCCG cggcCCTGAGGTACGCATCTTGCTCTTCAACTCCACCGGGGACCGGGATTCCGCGGCCCTGCTGAAGCTGCTGCGG CCCTGTCAGTTTGACTACGCTGTTTTCTGCCCTAACCTGACGGAGGTGTCGTGTGCTGGCAACGCAG ACCAGCAGAACTTCATGGTGACCCTGGACCAGGTGCTGCTCCGTTGCTTCGCTCACCAACAGTACTGGAGCCACCTGGCCGAGGCGCAGGCCAGCCCAGACCTCTGGAGCCCCCCCAGCCCGGAGCCCGGTGAGCCCACATCCTCGCTGCTGGCTTCCCACCCACCCTGCACCCATAGCACCAGCTCCCTCGTCTTCAGCTGCATCTCGCACGCCCTGCAGTGGATCAGCCAAGGCCGGGACCCTGTCTTTCAGCCACCCAGTCCCCCACAGGGCCTCCTTGCCCACCCTGTGGCAGGCAGCGGGGCCGGCGTGCTCCGCGAGGCTGCCGCCATCCATGTACTGGTCACGGGCAGCTTGCACCTGGTGGGCGGCGTCCTGAAGCTGCTGGAGCCTGCCCTGTCCCAGTAG